One part of the Sporosarcina ureae genome encodes these proteins:
- a CDS encoding MalY/PatB family protein, translating to MNKEEFLQRYAIDRKGTNSLKWDKLEERFGDADLLAAWVADMEFKAPEQVIDAMKEKVDFGVFGYTYAPDSYYDAFIKWERDQHGYEVKQEWMRFSTGVVTALYWFVNAFTKPEDAVIILSPVYYPFANAVKDTGRTLISSELVNSNGVYTIDFEDFEKQIVDRDVKLFIHCTPHNPVGRVWTAEEAEKLLSICDKHDVLVVSDEIHHDMTFDDHKHIPSAIVADGKFADRVITVTAASKTFNLAGLLTSQIIIENEVLLKQFDTFVKSVNQTEVNMLGMTAAEAAYNHGADWLEGLREVVQANARYAVEQFTAHAPKLVITPLEGTYLLWIDLRAYIEPNGVKEFVQDTCRLAIDYGEWFGENSKGFIRLNLGTEPHYIEKAVDSIIEHLPQL from the coding sequence ATGAATAAAGAAGAATTTTTACAACGCTATGCAATTGATCGAAAAGGTACGAACTCCTTGAAATGGGACAAGCTTGAGGAACGTTTCGGTGATGCGGATTTACTTGCAGCATGGGTAGCGGATATGGAATTTAAAGCACCAGAGCAAGTGATAGATGCGATGAAAGAAAAAGTCGACTTTGGAGTATTTGGCTATACATATGCGCCGGATTCTTATTATGACGCATTCATTAAGTGGGAGCGTGATCAGCACGGATATGAAGTGAAACAGGAATGGATGCGCTTCTCTACAGGTGTCGTTACTGCGTTATACTGGTTCGTCAATGCATTTACAAAACCTGAAGATGCCGTGATCATCCTGTCGCCAGTCTATTACCCGTTTGCGAACGCAGTGAAAGATACTGGCCGTACTCTGATCAGTAGCGAACTCGTCAACTCGAATGGTGTCTATACGATCGATTTTGAAGACTTTGAAAAGCAAATAGTAGATCGTGACGTGAAGTTGTTCATTCATTGTACACCGCATAATCCTGTTGGCCGTGTATGGACGGCTGAGGAAGCTGAAAAACTGTTGTCTATTTGTGATAAGCATGACGTGCTAGTTGTATCGGATGAAATCCATCATGATATGACGTTTGACGATCATAAACACATACCATCTGCCATTGTCGCAGACGGTAAATTCGCTGACCGTGTCATAACTGTTACGGCCGCGTCGAAAACATTCAACTTGGCAGGTTTGTTGACATCACAGATTATTATTGAAAACGAAGTGTTATTGAAGCAATTCGATACGTTCGTGAAATCGGTAAATCAGACTGAGGTAAATATGCTTGGCATGACCGCTGCAGAGGCAGCATATAATCATGGCGCAGACTGGCTAGAAGGTTTGCGCGAAGTTGTTCAAGCAAATGCACGCTATGCAGTGGAACAATTTACTGCACATGCACCTAAATTAGTAATTACTCCACTTGAAGGAACGTACTTACTATGGATTGATTTACGCGCATATATCGAGCCAAATGGTGTGAAAGAATTCGTCCAAGATACATGTAGATTGGCTATCGATTACGGAGAGTGGTTCGGAGAAAACTCCAAAGGATTTATCCGTTTGAATCTTGGTACAGAACCGCACTATATTGAAAAGGCAGTCGACAGTATTATCGAGCATTTACCACAGCTATAA
- a CDS encoding S-layer homology domain-containing protein, which yields MRKWNTALVLTALLLFFSIQSVSAQTTDVKYIDVPNHHWAKNEIMQLDEMKVITGNFDMQFHPETPLTKGQVAVSLSKIFGSELLDKSYGFSDITWGSDKGRFALTAVKNGWIQPSSPGYFGFDEPVTKTELWEAFNTAFKLEKDIGKVLSTSWPSSSDRATLQNIPVYTFPQIEEFLHYGDSIVSRAYFSKALHGILVKTNRIKQSKHYTLSAPVESDTYITSVPETYLGNVPFSTHPLYLRSEEAFEYKDFTQTNYGFSRDSTYTYAVGNEGAEIKLTVRDLPNKDVFVFSELTNPTETSITVEVLQKEQNIARFDLFRYDRYPLMRENTDLADADMTTYPTGVLRFIKTDGTVEERMIGQAYQSKQLSLRYDNGEQSVSRELLDERENFSYALAGKTLLSSYTLQANTGEIADHWYVDSDEQLFNSKEDIFKWMRETSQNHKKRNKWYTADGSYNKLADSTEPMPITGQNYGRTLLMLKEDRALTLYHENKGRYFENLVYNAFVNLKNFKQDKDYWETEVTSTYLKNLYDIHAPFIDTRFNEQIALFYYKIGGEFGIPSANEPLRDYADLLVSQQQKGNINRVASDAFYIADYFPINQKVTTHTSMNHALGGMNILLMSYQEFGDWRYLQTARNIQRAITYQKDKWIRDNGDIWYKISPESKFEGDDYKHLTLEDLIESYQLWQRIDPSQLPTLKQLIISKATFLSNEKLGYTTKIKKGLKKIGLYEYLPEGDEVTDAL from the coding sequence GTGAGAAAATGGAATACCGCACTTGTTTTAACAGCACTACTACTCTTTTTTTCCATTCAGTCTGTCAGTGCACAAACGACAGATGTAAAATATATAGATGTTCCCAACCACCATTGGGCGAAAAATGAGATTATGCAACTAGATGAAATGAAAGTGATCACCGGGAATTTCGACATGCAATTCCATCCCGAAACTCCCCTAACTAAAGGACAGGTCGCTGTTTCGTTATCCAAAATATTCGGTTCAGAACTACTAGACAAATCTTATGGTTTTTCAGACATTACGTGGGGTTCCGATAAAGGACGCTTTGCATTAACTGCTGTAAAGAATGGATGGATTCAACCTAGTAGTCCAGGCTATTTCGGATTTGATGAACCCGTGACGAAGACCGAGCTATGGGAAGCATTCAATACTGCTTTTAAGCTGGAGAAAGACATTGGGAAAGTGTTATCTACTAGTTGGCCATCTAGTTCAGATAGAGCTACTTTGCAGAACATTCCTGTATACACGTTTCCTCAAATAGAGGAATTTCTTCATTACGGTGACTCGATTGTTTCGAGAGCGTATTTTTCAAAAGCATTGCACGGGATCCTAGTGAAAACCAACCGCATTAAGCAATCAAAGCACTACACACTTTCTGCTCCGGTAGAATCCGATACCTATATTACCAGTGTACCCGAGACCTATTTAGGAAATGTACCGTTCAGTACGCACCCTCTTTATTTGCGCTCTGAGGAGGCATTTGAATATAAAGACTTTACGCAAACTAACTATGGTTTCTCGCGTGACAGCACATATACGTACGCTGTTGGAAATGAAGGTGCAGAAATAAAATTAACAGTCCGTGATTTGCCTAATAAAGATGTGTTTGTATTTTCGGAACTAACCAATCCTACTGAAACATCTATTACGGTAGAAGTACTTCAAAAAGAACAAAATATCGCACGTTTTGATTTATTCCGCTACGATCGCTATCCACTCATGCGGGAAAACACGGATTTAGCTGATGCAGATATGACAACGTATCCAACAGGCGTGTTACGCTTCATTAAGACAGACGGCACGGTAGAAGAACGAATGATTGGGCAAGCGTATCAATCCAAACAACTATCTCTTCGCTATGATAATGGCGAACAAAGTGTCTCACGCGAACTTCTGGACGAGCGGGAAAACTTTTCCTATGCATTGGCGGGTAAAACACTGCTATCTTCTTATACACTTCAAGCGAATACAGGGGAAATTGCTGATCATTGGTATGTAGACTCCGATGAACAATTGTTCAATTCAAAAGAAGACATATTCAAGTGGATGAGAGAAACTAGCCAAAACCACAAGAAGCGTAATAAGTGGTACACGGCAGATGGATCGTATAATAAGCTAGCGGACTCTACAGAACCTATGCCTATTACGGGGCAAAACTACGGTCGTACATTATTAATGCTGAAAGAAGATCGCGCATTGACCCTTTACCATGAAAATAAAGGACGGTACTTTGAAAATCTGGTCTATAACGCTTTCGTCAACTTGAAGAATTTTAAACAAGATAAAGATTATTGGGAAACAGAAGTAACAAGTACGTATTTGAAAAACTTATATGATATTCACGCACCGTTCATCGATACACGTTTCAATGAACAAATCGCGTTATTCTATTATAAAATTGGCGGGGAGTTTGGAATTCCTTCTGCGAATGAACCGTTGCGTGATTATGCGGACCTACTTGTTTCTCAACAACAAAAAGGAAATATTAATCGTGTAGCTAGCGATGCGTTTTACATTGCGGACTACTTCCCGATTAATCAGAAAGTCACGACACACACATCCATGAACCATGCTCTAGGCGGAATGAATATCTTGCTCATGTCCTATCAAGAGTTCGGTGATTGGCGATATCTTCAAACCGCGCGTAATATACAGCGTGCAATTACTTATCAAAAGGATAAATGGATTCGAGATAATGGTGACATCTGGTACAAGATTTCCCCTGAATCCAAATTTGAAGGTGATGATTATAAACATCTGACATTGGAAGACTTGATTGAATCGTATCAACTTTGGCAGCGAATTGATCCTAGTCAATTGCCAACATTGAAGCAACTAATCATTTCTAAGGCTACCTTCCTATCGAATGAAAAACTTGGCTACACGACAAAGATAAAAAAAGGCTTGAAGAAAATTGGTTTATACGAATATCTTCCTGAAGGTGACGAAGTGACGGACGCGTTATAA
- a CDS encoding NADPH:quinone oxidoreductase family protein, with translation MTQLFNALVVDKHEEEFSVQVKQLTLNDLPEGDVLIRVHYSGINYKDSLASIPNGNIVQSYPMIPGIDLAGVVESSTDDRFKPGDEVIATSYEIGVSHFGGYSEYASVKSEWVVPLPEGLSLKEAMIIGTAGFTAALSVQRLEENHLSSEKGKVLVTGATGGVGSFAISFLSKLGYEVEASTGKNEEHAYLKSIGATSIVSREEVYDGKIRALGKQKWAAAVDPVGGEPLASLLSQIDYGGSVAVSGLTAGTKIPTAVFPFILRGVNLLGIDSVYCPMETRKKVWDRLANDLKLSNLEQLVQQEISLHELSDALPTLLKGQARGRTIVKLA, from the coding sequence ATGACACAATTATTTAACGCTCTTGTAGTAGACAAGCACGAAGAAGAATTTTCAGTACAGGTTAAACAGCTCACATTAAACGATCTGCCTGAAGGTGACGTATTGATTCGCGTCCACTATTCAGGCATCAACTACAAAGACAGTTTAGCATCGATTCCAAATGGAAATATCGTACAGAGCTACCCAATGATACCCGGTATCGACTTAGCTGGGGTAGTGGAATCTTCAACAGATGATCGATTTAAACCGGGTGATGAAGTCATCGCAACTAGTTATGAAATTGGCGTTTCGCACTTTGGTGGATACAGTGAATATGCTAGCGTGAAATCAGAGTGGGTAGTTCCACTTCCGGAAGGTCTTTCATTAAAGGAAGCTATGATTATTGGAACAGCTGGCTTCACGGCTGCATTGTCCGTTCAACGTTTAGAGGAAAATCATTTATCTTCTGAAAAAGGTAAGGTGCTAGTAACTGGAGCAACAGGCGGTGTTGGAAGTTTTGCGATTTCATTTTTATCGAAGCTCGGTTATGAAGTAGAAGCAAGTACAGGTAAAAATGAGGAACATGCTTATTTGAAGTCTATTGGGGCAACTTCGATTGTTTCCCGCGAAGAGGTGTATGACGGAAAGATCCGAGCTCTTGGTAAACAAAAGTGGGCAGCAGCCGTAGATCCGGTTGGCGGAGAACCACTCGCTTCTTTGTTAAGTCAAATCGATTATGGTGGATCGGTGGCAGTGAGCGGATTAACCGCTGGAACAAAAATTCCGACGGCCGTCTTCCCATTTATCTTACGTGGAGTGAATTTGCTCGGTATTGATTCGGTCTATTGCCCGATGGAAACTCGCAAAAAAGTTTGGGACCGACTTGCAAATGACTTGAAGCTTTCTAATTTAGAGCAACTCGTTCAACAGGAAATCTCTTTACATGAACTTTCCGATGCCCTTCCGACATTATTGAAAGGTCAAGCACGTGGCAGAACCATTGTGAAACTAGCTTAA
- the putP gene encoding sodium/proline symporter PutP, translated as MTEQMYQLISIIVYMVAMLLIGWYAFKRTSNLTDYMLGGRSLGPAVTALSAGASDMSGWLLMGLPGAIYLSGLGEAWIAIGLTVGAYLNWLFVAPRLRAYTQISNNSITIPSFLDNRLKDTSRLLRVASGIIILVFFTFYVSSGMVAGGKFFQSSFGLDYHTGLIIVSVVVLAYTLFGGFLAVSYTDFVQGLIMFLALILVPTFGIFVTGGFSETAASIREVDPALFNIVSGVSVVTIISSVAWGLGYFGQPHIIVRFMAITSVKETKSARRIGIGWMLLSLIGAIATALIGIAYFQQNSVELADPETVFIVLGQIIFHPLIAGIMLAAVLAAIMSTISSQLIVTSSALIEDLYKAVIKTDASESRYVFLGRMAVLVVAIIAMVLAWPNKESVLKLVSFAWAGFGGAFGPIILLSLYWRKLTAKGALYGMIIGAITVGIWGSIDFLHDALYEIVPGFALCLLVAVLVSKVTYKHDPVIQKEYDDTLELLEE; from the coding sequence ATGACTGAGCAAATGTATCAACTTATTTCTATTATTGTCTACATGGTAGCTATGCTGCTAATCGGTTGGTATGCATTCAAGCGAACCTCGAATCTAACTGATTATATGCTAGGCGGGCGTTCTCTTGGACCAGCAGTCACCGCGTTAAGTGCAGGTGCTTCTGATATGTCGGGTTGGCTATTGATGGGCTTGCCTGGTGCTATCTATTTAAGTGGACTCGGTGAAGCATGGATCGCAATAGGCTTGACAGTGGGTGCTTATCTGAACTGGTTATTTGTTGCACCGCGTTTGCGTGCTTATACCCAAATATCGAATAACTCCATCACCATCCCGAGTTTTTTGGATAACAGATTGAAAGATACATCCCGTTTATTGAGAGTGGCTTCAGGAATAATTATTTTGGTATTCTTCACATTCTACGTATCTTCCGGAATGGTCGCGGGAGGGAAGTTCTTCCAGAGCTCGTTTGGATTGGACTACCATACAGGTCTTATCATTGTATCGGTCGTAGTTCTGGCTTATACATTGTTCGGCGGATTTTTAGCAGTTAGCTATACAGATTTTGTACAAGGTCTAATTATGTTTTTGGCACTGATTTTAGTACCAACGTTCGGAATCTTTGTTACAGGTGGTTTCTCTGAAACAGCAGCAAGTATACGTGAAGTCGACCCGGCGTTGTTTAACATTGTGTCAGGCGTCAGTGTTGTCACAATAATATCCTCAGTAGCATGGGGTCTTGGTTATTTTGGACAGCCACATATCATCGTACGTTTCATGGCGATCACTTCAGTGAAAGAGACAAAGAGTGCGAGAAGAATCGGTATTGGCTGGATGTTGCTGAGTTTGATCGGTGCGATCGCTACTGCGCTCATTGGTATAGCATACTTCCAGCAAAATAGTGTGGAATTGGCAGATCCTGAAACAGTCTTTATTGTTCTGGGGCAGATCATATTCCATCCGCTCATCGCAGGTATCATGCTGGCGGCTGTATTGGCGGCTATTATGAGTACGATCTCTTCACAGTTGATTGTGACATCATCGGCTTTGATTGAAGACTTGTATAAAGCGGTGATAAAAACTGACGCTTCTGAGAGTCGCTATGTGTTTTTAGGGCGTATGGCAGTACTAGTGGTGGCGATTATTGCAATGGTTCTTGCTTGGCCTAATAAAGAATCTGTTTTAAAACTTGTTTCGTTTGCATGGGCAGGTTTTGGAGGAGCGTTTGGCCCGATTATTCTCTTATCATTATACTGGAGAAAGCTCACGGCTAAAGGAGCATTATACGGTATGATTATTGGTGCTATAACGGTAGGGATTTGGGGAAGTATAGATTTCCTTCACGATGCATTGTATGAAATTGTTCCTGGATTTGCATTGTGTCTACTTGTTGCGGTTCTCGTAAGTAAAGTAACGTATAAACATGATCCGGTTATTCAAAAAGAATACGATGACACGTTGGAGTTACTAGAAGAATAA
- a CDS encoding YbjQ family protein, whose amino-acid sequence MLHTTTNVLQGKTIETYHGIVSGETIMGANIVRDIFASVTDIVGGRSAAYESKLTEARQTAIDEMSQKASAMGANAVIGVDLDFEMVREGMMMCIATGTAVTYRDGE is encoded by the coding sequence ATGTTACACACGACAACGAATGTTCTACAGGGCAAAACGATTGAGACTTATCATGGAATTGTATCCGGTGAAACCATTATGGGAGCCAATATCGTTCGGGATATTTTTGCGTCTGTCACCGATATTGTGGGTGGCCGCAGTGCTGCATATGAAAGTAAGCTAACAGAAGCACGTCAAACGGCAATCGACGAAATGTCACAGAAAGCGAGTGCTATGGGAGCAAACGCAGTAATTGGGGTAGACTTGGATTTCGAGATGGTTCGTGAAGGTATGATGATGTGCATTGCAACCGGTACAGCTGTTACGTATCGGGACGGAGAATAA
- a CDS encoding gluconate 2-dehydrogenase subunit 3 family protein, translating into MKTTGIATGALLGGGLIGGLVGYKSKKSMNVVKEDKSKNVESEVNTRSRVFFTNPEEFETLTAAVERIFSKDEIGSGALGLGVPFFIDNQLAGPYGSNTEEHMQGAFYPGEPKAGYQTDLTCAEIFRQGIAKLEEEASSLFGKRFVELEEVQMDRILASFQNNKVSMEGVDSALFFRLLRSATLQGVYSNPIYNGNHTIEDWKLNGFPGHQMSFLNEIENEKAIEMEP; encoded by the coding sequence TTGAAAACTACTGGGATTGCTACAGGGGCTTTGCTAGGTGGAGGTCTGATTGGCGGACTAGTTGGATATAAAAGCAAGAAATCCATGAATGTTGTAAAAGAGGACAAGTCTAAAAATGTGGAATCAGAAGTGAATACTCGCAGTAGAGTGTTTTTTACTAATCCAGAGGAGTTCGAAACATTAACCGCAGCTGTTGAACGAATCTTTTCTAAAGACGAAATCGGTTCTGGCGCGCTTGGATTAGGTGTACCATTCTTCATTGATAATCAATTAGCCGGTCCCTATGGCAGTAATACAGAAGAGCATATGCAAGGGGCTTTCTATCCTGGTGAACCGAAGGCAGGCTATCAGACCGATCTAACATGTGCGGAAATATTTAGACAGGGGATTGCGAAATTAGAGGAAGAAGCTAGTAGTTTATTCGGCAAACGTTTCGTTGAATTGGAAGAGGTGCAAATGGATCGAATTTTGGCTTCTTTCCAAAACAATAAGGTAAGTATGGAAGGTGTAGACTCAGCTTTATTCTTCCGCTTATTGCGTTCTGCTACATTGCAAGGCGTCTATTCGAATCCGATCTATAATGGAAATCACACTATTGAAGATTGGAAGTTGAACGGTTTTCCAGGACACCAAATGTCATTCCTCAATGAAATTGAAAATGAAAAAGCAATCGAAATGGAACCTTAA
- a CDS encoding YwbE family protein has product MNGQNRSDVKPGLRVAVILKKDQRSGIKTEGVVKDLLTNSSFHPHGIKVRLEDGQVGRVAEILG; this is encoded by the coding sequence ATGAATGGACAGAATCGATCAGATGTTAAACCAGGTTTACGCGTTGCGGTTATTTTGAAGAAGGATCAACGCAGTGGGATAAAAACAGAAGGCGTTGTAAAAGATTTACTGACAAACTCAAGTTTCCATCCCCACGGTATTAAAGTGCGGCTTGAAGATGGGCAAGTTGGGCGTGTAGCAGAGATATTGGGTTAA
- a CDS encoding YtoQ family protein produces MRLTVYLAGEIHTSWREEVKQQAKDLQLPVDFVGPMEDHDRSDNIGEEILGEQPDKIFKDVAASSLNNLRTEILLKKSDVVIALFGEQYKQWNTAMDASAAVTFGKPLILIRQEKHHHPLKELSRKAHVTVESVDQAVLALKYIFE; encoded by the coding sequence ATGCGATTAACAGTATACCTAGCTGGGGAGATTCATACATCTTGGCGAGAAGAAGTCAAACAACAAGCAAAAGATCTTCAATTACCTGTCGACTTTGTCGGACCTATGGAAGACCATGACCGTTCGGACAACATCGGAGAAGAGATTCTAGGAGAACAGCCCGATAAAATCTTCAAAGACGTCGCTGCTTCTAGCCTTAATAACTTACGGACTGAAATTTTACTAAAGAAATCGGATGTTGTCATCGCGCTATTTGGCGAACAGTATAAGCAGTGGAACACCGCTATGGACGCAAGTGCAGCAGTAACTTTTGGGAAACCACTCATTTTAATCCGCCAAGAAAAGCATCATCACCCATTAAAAGAACTATCCCGCAAAGCACATGTTACAGTGGAGTCGGTAGACCAGGCAGTTTTAGCACTGAAATATATTTTCGAATAA